A window of Oncorhynchus nerka isolate Pitt River linkage group LG4, Oner_Uvic_2.0, whole genome shotgun sequence contains these coding sequences:
- the LOC115128505 gene encoding septin-10-like isoform X1: MSSSDVARQLGAHPLSLSGHVGFDSLPDQLVNKSTCQGFCFNILCIGETGIGKSTLMDTLFNTNFENCESSHFEPQVKLRAQTYDLQESNVKLRLTVVNTVGFGDQMNKQDSYQPVVDYIDRQYETYLQEELKIKRSLHNYHDSRLHACLYFISPSGHSLKSLDLLTMKKLDSKVNIIPVIAKADTISKSELHKFKLKIMSELVSNGVQIYQFPLDDETVAKVNTTMNGHLPFAVVGSTEEMMVGNKMVKARQYPWGVVQVENESHCDFVKLREMLICVNMEDLREQTHTRHYELYRRCKLEEIGFRDTDPESKPVSLQQTYEAKRTEFLGELQRREEEMRQLFVQRVKEKEAELKDAERGLQGRFEQLKRLHAEERGALEEKRRVLEEEQSSFSKRRAAAQLLQAQNLNANGKKDKDRKNSGFM, from the exons ATGTCTTCCTCTGATGTTGCTCGGCAGCTG GGAgcacatcccctctctctgtctggccatGTTGGGTTTGACAGCCTTCCAGACCAGCTGGTCAACAAGTCCACCTGTCAAGGCTTCTGTTTCAACATCCTCTGTATAG GTGAGACTGGTATTGGTAAGTCGACCCTAATGGACACGCTGTTCAACACTAACTTTGAGAACTGTGAGTCGTCCCACTTCGAGCCACAGGTGAAGCTGCGAGCCCAGACATACGACCTGCAGGAGAGTAATGTCAAACTCAGACTCACAGTAGTCAACACTGTTGGCTTTGGAGACCAGATGAACAAACAGGACAG CTACCAGCCGGTGGTGGACTATATAGACCGTCAGTATGAGACGTATCTCCAGGAGGAGCTGAAGATCAAGAGAAGCCTCCATAACTACCACGACTCCCGGCTCCATGCCTGTCTCTACTTCATATCGCCCTCCGGACACTCCCTCAAGTCCCTGGACCTACTCACTATGAAGAAACTAGACAGCAAG GTGAACATCATCCCAGTGATAGCCAAGGCGGACACCATCTCTAAGAGTGAGCTGCACAAGTTTAAGCTCAAGATCATGAGTGAGCTGGTCAGTAACGGAGTTCAGATCTACCAGTTCCCTCTGGACGATGAGACTGTAGCCAAGGTTAACACTACCATGAAT ggCCACCTGCCGTTTGCTGTAGTGGGTAGTACAGAGGAGATGATGGTGGGGAACAAAATGGTGAAGGCTCGCCAGTACCCCTGGGGCGTAGTGCAAG TGGAGAACGAGAGTCACTGTGACTTTGTGAAACTGCGTGAAATGCTGATCTGTGTGAACATGGAGGACCTGAGAGAGCAGACTCACACACGTCACTATGAACTGTACCGCCGCTGCAAGCTAGAGGAGATAGGCTTCAGAGACACAGACCCTGAGAGCAAACCTGTCAG CCTTCAGCAGACATATGAAGCAAAGCGTACAGAGTTTCTGGGGGAACTTCAGCggcgagaggaggagatgagacagCTGTTTGTCCAGAGAGTCAAAGAGAAGGAGGCTGAACTCAAAGATGCTGAGAGAGGG CTGCAGGGAAGGTTTGAGCAGCTGAAGCGGTTGCATGCGGAGGAGAGGGGTGCGTTGGAGGAGAAGAGACGAGTTCTAGAGGAGGAACAAAGTTCCTTCAGTAAGAGACGAGCTGCAGCCCAGCTACTGCAGGCGCAAAACCTTAATGCTAACGGGAAGAAGGACAAGGACCGCAAGAA cTCTGGGTTCATGTGA
- the LOC115128505 gene encoding septin-10-like isoform X2: MLLGSCLPDQLVNKSTCQGFCFNILCIGETGIGKSTLMDTLFNTNFENCESSHFEPQVKLRAQTYDLQESNVKLRLTVVNTVGFGDQMNKQDSYQPVVDYIDRQYETYLQEELKIKRSLHNYHDSRLHACLYFISPSGHSLKSLDLLTMKKLDSKVNIIPVIAKADTISKSELHKFKLKIMSELVSNGVQIYQFPLDDETVAKVNTTMNGHLPFAVVGSTEEMMVGNKMVKARQYPWGVVQVENESHCDFVKLREMLICVNMEDLREQTHTRHYELYRRCKLEEIGFRDTDPESKPVSLQQTYEAKRTEFLGELQRREEEMRQLFVQRVKEKEAELKDAERGLQGRFEQLKRLHAEERGALEEKRRVLEEEQSSFSKRRAAAQLLQAQNLNANGKKDKDRKNSGFM, from the exons ATGTTGCTCGGCAGCTG CCTTCCAGACCAGCTGGTCAACAAGTCCACCTGTCAAGGCTTCTGTTTCAACATCCTCTGTATAG GTGAGACTGGTATTGGTAAGTCGACCCTAATGGACACGCTGTTCAACACTAACTTTGAGAACTGTGAGTCGTCCCACTTCGAGCCACAGGTGAAGCTGCGAGCCCAGACATACGACCTGCAGGAGAGTAATGTCAAACTCAGACTCACAGTAGTCAACACTGTTGGCTTTGGAGACCAGATGAACAAACAGGACAG CTACCAGCCGGTGGTGGACTATATAGACCGTCAGTATGAGACGTATCTCCAGGAGGAGCTGAAGATCAAGAGAAGCCTCCATAACTACCACGACTCCCGGCTCCATGCCTGTCTCTACTTCATATCGCCCTCCGGACACTCCCTCAAGTCCCTGGACCTACTCACTATGAAGAAACTAGACAGCAAG GTGAACATCATCCCAGTGATAGCCAAGGCGGACACCATCTCTAAGAGTGAGCTGCACAAGTTTAAGCTCAAGATCATGAGTGAGCTGGTCAGTAACGGAGTTCAGATCTACCAGTTCCCTCTGGACGATGAGACTGTAGCCAAGGTTAACACTACCATGAAT ggCCACCTGCCGTTTGCTGTAGTGGGTAGTACAGAGGAGATGATGGTGGGGAACAAAATGGTGAAGGCTCGCCAGTACCCCTGGGGCGTAGTGCAAG TGGAGAACGAGAGTCACTGTGACTTTGTGAAACTGCGTGAAATGCTGATCTGTGTGAACATGGAGGACCTGAGAGAGCAGACTCACACACGTCACTATGAACTGTACCGCCGCTGCAAGCTAGAGGAGATAGGCTTCAGAGACACAGACCCTGAGAGCAAACCTGTCAG CCTTCAGCAGACATATGAAGCAAAGCGTACAGAGTTTCTGGGGGAACTTCAGCggcgagaggaggagatgagacagCTGTTTGTCCAGAGAGTCAAAGAGAAGGAGGCTGAACTCAAAGATGCTGAGAGAGGG CTGCAGGGAAGGTTTGAGCAGCTGAAGCGGTTGCATGCGGAGGAGAGGGGTGCGTTGGAGGAGAAGAGACGAGTTCTAGAGGAGGAACAAAGTTCCTTCAGTAAGAGACGAGCTGCAGCCCAGCTACTGCAGGCGCAAAACCTTAATGCTAACGGGAAGAAGGACAAGGACCGCAAGAA cTCTGGGTTCATGTGA